Part of the Sulfobacillus acidophilus DSM 10332 genome, TACTTTCGGCGGCAAGCGAAGCCCTTTATCATCACCATGAACCATGATGAGGCCGCCAATCATCCGGGTGGAACTGCCCCAACTCGTGGTCCAAGCATATTTGCGTTGTCCGTCCTCGTCCAAAAATTGGATATCAAAAGCTTTGGCAAAATTTTGCCCCAAAAAATGGGACGTGGCAATTTGCAACGCCCGCCCGTCGCCCATCAGGGCTTCTAACGTATAGGTCTCCACCGCACCGGCGAACCGCTCGCCTGCGCTTTTTACCCCTTGGATCACGGGAATGGCCAACCAATCTTCCATAATTTCCCGGTAAATGGCCAACTGTTGACGCGTTTCCTGTTCCGCTTCTTCGGCCGTGCGATGCACGGTGTGGCCTTCTTGCCATAAAAATTCGGTGGTGCGTAAAAAGGGTCGGGTAGCTTTTTCCCATCGCACCACATTGGCCCATTGATTCAGCAAGAGCGGCAGATCACGATAGGATTGGACCCATTTGGAATACATGGCACCGATGATGGTCTCCGACGTCGGGCGGACGGCCAAGCGTTCGGCCAGGGTTTCCTGACCGCCTTGGGTCACCCACGCCACTTCGGCGGAAAACCCTTCGATGTGTTGGGCTTCCTTGAGTAAGAGACTCTCGGGAATCAAAAGCGGAAAATATGCGTTTTCGTGTCCGGTTTCCCGAAATCGACGATCCAAGGCTTGCTGAATAAATTCCCAGATACGATAGCCGTAGGGTTTGATCACCATAAACCCCTTCATGGGGGCATAATCCACCATATCGGCCTTCCGGATGACGTCGACGTACCACTGGGAAAAATCTTGCGATTTAGGGGTGATTTCCTTGAGCACGTTGTCCAACCGTGCGTGCCTCCTCACGAGCCGACTGAATTTCCTTCCAGAGTTCTTCGACCATGTCCTCTTGTTCTACCCGACGGACAATCTCACCATGTCGGAAAATAAGGCCCATATTCTTGCCGCCCGCCAGCCCCACGTCCGCTTCGCGCGCTTCGCCGGGACCATTGACGGCACAGCCCATAATCGCGACATGCAGGGGTTCTGCAACCGTCGCCAGGCGCCGTTCGAGCTCGTTAACCACCGGCCACATATCGAACTGCAACCGGCCACAGGTGGGACAGGCCACAATATCCGCTCCCCGCTGCCGAAGGCCGAGGCTTTTCAGAATTTGCCAGGCCACTCGAATCTCTTCTTCACCCGGCGCCGTCAACGAGACCCGGATGGTGTCACCGATGCCTTCGGCTAACAGGGCGCCAATGCCGATGGCCGATTTGATGGTGCCTTGAAACACGGTGCCGGCCTCCGTTACCCCGAGATGCAACGGATAGGGATGACGGGCGGCCATTAACCGATAGGCTTGTAGCATGGTCGGAACATCCGAGGCTTTAAGCGATATTACGATATCGTCAAAGTCGAGATCATTCAAGATTTGGATATGCTTTTCGGCCGATGCCACCATCGCCTCCGCGGTGCGGCCATAGTCTTGTAACATCCCTTTTTCAATCGACCCGGAATTCACCCCGATCCGAATGGGAATGCCGCGTTCTTTAGCGGCCTTGACCACTTGTTCGACCCGATCGCGTCCGCCGATATTGCCCGGGTTTAAACGAAGTTTGTCGATACCTTGCCGGATCACTTCGAGGGCCAGCCGATAATCAAAGTGAATGTCGGCCACCACCGGGATCGGCGATTGACGCACAATGGTGCCGACCGCTTGGGCCGCTTCCATATCGGGCACGGCGACCCGTACGATTTCGCAGCCGACGTCGGCGTACCGGCGAATCTCCTCCACAGTCGCCTGGACGTCGCGCGTATCGGTTTTCGTCATGCCCTGGACCACGACGGGAGCACCACCGCCGATTTGCAGATCGCGTACCTTAACCGCCTTCGACATAGCGTCCTCCTTGAATTCCCGGGACCTTGGGTCCCGTTCGGGGTACTGCCTTCATCTTACACCTTTTGCCGCACATCGGCAGGCACCTATCCTAAGTGTAAATAATGCACCAAGTCGTGATAGGTGACAAACATCACGAAGAGCAATAAAAGCGCCATTCCCACCAAATGAATCATGCTTTCCCGCTCGGGGTCCATGGCTTTTCGGCGGACCCCTTCCAAACCCAACAAAAAGAGGCGGCTGCCGTCCAGAACCGGAACCGGCAAAATGTTAAATAGGCCGAGGTTGGCCGAGAGCCCGGCCGCCAGCAACACCAAGTACGGTAGGCCTTCCCGGGCGGCTTGGCCGACTAACACGGCAATTCCGACCGGTCCCGTGATATCGAAACGACTATGTCCGGTCACGAGAGACGCCAACGCCCGAAACCAGGCCCCGGTGAGTTGCACCGTTTGGCTGACGCCGGCCTTCAACGCCATCCACAAAGGTTCGTGAATCAGGCGGGTAGCGGGTTCGATGCCGATAAGATAGGCTTTTTGGGTGGGATCCCATCTTCCGCGGACGAAAAATCGGCGAATCGCTTGCCCCCGCTTGACCGTAATCTCCATCACATGGCGTGCGTGTTGCCGGATTAATTGATCGAGTTGGCTCCAGTTTTGCACCGGGTGCCCATCGACCGCGATAATCTGGTCGCCTGGGCGGATGCCGGCCGCCTGCGCGGGATAATGGGCTAACGTATGCGCCACCATCGTGGTGGCAACCGGAATGCCGACCGGTCCGAACAACAGCGCGTATAAGAGCGCAGCCAGCAACAGGTTCATCACCGGACCGGCGAAAATCACCACGAAGCGTTGCCACAACGGTCGGTTCGGATAATCGCGGGGATCGTCACTGGGCTTTCCCTCCATGCCGGCCAGACGCACGTACCCCCCCAAGGGAATCAAGCGGACGGCATATAACGTTTCCGGACCCCGAATCCGCAGCATGGACGGGCCAAACCCCAGGGAATACTCTTCAACACGCATGCCGAGTAGTTTAGCCATAATGAAGTGGCCCAGTTCATGAACCGCCACGAGAACCCCAAATACCACAATCCACGCGATTATCGTCGTCATCGGGCGCCTCCTTTCAGGGTGTACGGGCCCTTTCGTGAATCCAGGCGGCCGCCGTTTGCCGTGCCCATCGGTCGGTCGCGAGAATGTCTTCGAGGGTGGTGGCGGGCCGGGTATCGGAAAACACCGAGAGGGTATGTTCCACCACGCGGGAAATGTCCAAAAAGGCGATGTCCCGGGCGAGAAACGCGGCCACGGCCTCTTCGTTGGCGGCATTAAGGACCGCCGGGTAGAGGCCTCCTGCGATGCCGGCCTGCCGGGCCAACCGAAGGGCCGGGAATGCCTCCTCGTCCGGCGGCATAAACGTCAGCGGACGGTCCGTCAGCGATAATGGGGCGCCACTTAAAGGCCAGCGGTCAGGCCAACTCAGTGCCACTTGAATCGGCACCCGCATATCGGGCCAACCGAGCTGGGCCAGAGTGGCACCGTCCACAAACTCCACTAACGAATGGATGACGCTTTCCGGGTGGACCACGACATCAATTTGGTCGAAAGGTGTGTTGAAAAGATGGTGGGCTTCGATTATTTCAAGCCCTTTATTCATTAAAGTCGCCGAGTCCACGGTAATCTTCGGCCCCATTCGCCAATTGGGATGGGCCAACGCCTGTTCCACCGTCACGTGGCGGAGCTGTTCGCGCGTCATCCCCCGAAAGGGTCCCCCCGAACAGGTTAAGATAATGCGCCGTACCGGTTGGTCTAACCCAAGACATTGGAAAATGGCGGAATGTTCGCTGTCGACGGGAACCAAGGGCGCAGCGTGGGCCGCGGCCACCCCCTTTACCAAGTCGCCGGCCGCCACCAACGTCTCCTTGTTGGCCAGCAACACGGTCATGCCTCGCTCTAATGCGGCTAAGGTCGGACGCAGCCCCGAAAAACCGCTCATCGCCGCCAGCACCGTCGTGGCCGACGATTCATGAATTGTTTCTACGACCTCTTCCATTCCGGTGATTAACCGATAGGGCCGATCCGGCGCGAATTGGCGCAGCCGGTCGGCTGCGGCCGGATCGGTCAGCCCGACCCAACGGGCGTCAAATGCCAGGGCAAAGTCGTGGACGGCCTCAAAGCGCGACCGGGCCACAAGCCCCTCCACTTGAATTTTGTCCCGGTGTTCTTCCAGCACCGCCCGGGCGTTTTGACCAATCGACCCGGTAGCTCCTAAAATGATGAGGCGAATAGGTGCCATATAGCCTCCTTTGTTCTGGGCGTCAATGCGTCGGCCGAGTGGGCGTCGTCGCATGGCGGCTTTGGGACATGGCCTTTAGTCCGATGGCGGTCACCGGTCCCACAACGAATCCGGCTGCTCCAAACATTTTAACCCCGACGTACAGGGAAAATAATACCACGAGTGGATGAAGCCCCGTGATCCCCCCTACCAGGCGCGGTTCCACCGTCTGCCGGAGCGTCACGACCCCCAGTAACACCAATAAAAGGCGCACGGCCAGTCCGGCGTGGCCGGTCACTAACGCCAGGCCGGACCAGGGGACAATGACGGCCGTGGGGCCTAAAAACGGGACGAGATCCAAGAGTCCGGCCACGAGCCCGATTAACACGGCATAGGGTGCCCGAATCAGCATCAAGCCGAGGGTGGTCGCGGTCGTGCTGAGAGCCACTAAGGCAAGTTGTGCCCGTAAAAAGCCGAAAAGGCCCCGAACCGTCGCTTCAATCGCCGGGCTCAACCGGGCTTCCAATGACCGCGGCAATAGGCGTCGCCACGCTTTCGCCAACCGGTGACGGTCGCGCAGCATAAAAAACGTGGCGAGGGCGGTGATTCCGACCATGAGGGCGACATCCGGCACTTGTAACAACCCCGTCAATACACGGTGAATAATCGTCGTCAAGCCGCGATAAAGGGCGTGGAGCTCATTATTCAGAACGCCCGGCCGGAGTCCTAGCTCATTGCGGAGATCCGTCCAGCGCTGAATATACTTGTCAACATCCTCTTGCCCCTGGACCCAATAGCGGGGCAAATCCCGGCTGAGTTCGACGAGTTCGGTGAGCAACAACGTCAAGACGGAGGCTACCAAACCGAGGCCGGTAACGAACACCCCCAATACGGCCACCAAACTGGCATACGTCCGGGATAGCCCATGTCGGGCCAACCCCCGAACGACCGGTTCCAGCGCCAGCGCCAATACCGCCGCAATCAGGAACGGAATCAGGTAACCGGCACACCACCGCCAAAAGCCATAAATCAGGCCGACCAAGAACCCCCACCCGGTCAACCGCATAAACCAGGCTTGCACATCGTTTTTGGGCATAAGGCACCCCGGTACTAGCTTATGCCCAAGCTCCTGAGGAAATAATAGGCAAGCGGTAAGGCCAATAAAACCGAGTCAAACCGATCAAGAAAGCCACCGTGACCCGGCAAAAGCCCTCCCGAATCTTTGACCCCCGTATATCGCTTAAATTGCGATTCCAATAAATCGCCAATCTGGCCACTGACACTAATCACCGCCCCAAAGAGCGCACCTTGCCACTCCCCGAGGCCAAGCCAACCGGATAGCAACACCCCGGCCACCATGGCCGAAAAAAATCCGGATAACGTACCCACCCAGGTTTTGCCGGGACTGACGTGAGGCAATAATTTCCGCCGGCCAAACTTGCGACCCATGAAAAATGCCATCGCATCGGTAATCCAGATGACCACAAAAAAACCAAACGTTAATCGCCGACCATGGTCGAGCGTACGCAACAGCAGCAAAAAGCTTAGTAACACCCCGACATAAAGACTGGCCCAAGTTGTGGTCATGGCGCCTTCGAAACTGTTGGCCTCCCGCCCTAGTACCACCGCCGCCAGAACGGTGGCGGTCAATCCCGCCACGAGTACCGGTAATAAGGGCCAATGGGCCGCTTGGGCAAAAATGGCAGCCCAAGCCCAGAGGGCGCCAATGCGGGGAAAAAAGACCAAGGTACGGCTTCGGAACATATGGTCCATCTCATAAATCCCGACGGTCGACAAAATGGCGGTGGCGATGGCGAGCACCCAACCTCCCCAATAAATGAGCGCCAACATAATGGGAATTCCGATAGCCGCCGTAATTACCCGGCGCTTTAACACGTTAGTTGCCATCCCCCCCGAGGCCGCCGAACCGGCGTTGACGGCGCTGATAAGCCTCTAGTGCTTGATGGAGATCGCCCGGGCCGAAATCGGGCCATAAGGTATCGGTCACATAAATTTCGGCGTACGCCATCTGCCATAGAAGAAAATTGGATAATCGCAACTCCCCGCTCGACCGAATCACCAAATCCGGGTCGGGCAGCCCCGCGGTATCGAGGTATCGATTGAGCGTCGCCTCATCCAATCGGGTCGCAGTCGGTTCGGC contains:
- a CDS encoding 4-hydroxy-3-methylbut-2-en-1-yl diphosphate synthase (PFAM: GcpE protein~TIGRFAM: 1-hydroxy-2-methyl-2-(E)-butenyl 4-diphosphate synthase~COGs: COG0821 Enzyme involved in the deoxyxylulose pathway of isoprenoid biosynthesis~HAMAP: 4-hydroxy-3-methylbut-2-en-1-yl diphosphate synthase, bacterial-type~InterPro IPR004588~KEGG: drm:Dred_1968 1-hydroxy-2-methyl-2-(E)-butenyl 4-diphosphate synthase~PFAM: 4-hydroxy-3-methylbut-2-en-1-yl diphosphate synthase, bacterial-type~SPTR: 4-hydroxy-3-methylbut-2-en-1-yl diphosphate synthase;~TIGRFAM: 4-hydroxy-3-methylbut-2-en-1-yl diphosphate synthase, bacterial-type) is translated as MSKAVKVRDLQIGGGAPVVVQGMTKTDTRDVQATVEEIRRYADVGCEIVRVAVPDMEAAQAVGTIVRQSPIPVVADIHFDYRLALEVIRQGIDKLRLNPGNIGGRDRVEQVVKAAKERGIPIRIGVNSGSIEKGMLQDYGRTAEAMVASAEKHIQILNDLDFDDIVISLKASDVPTMLQAYRLMAARHPYPLHLGVTEAGTVFQGTIKSAIGIGALLAEGIGDTIRVSLTAPGEEEIRVAWQILKSLGLRQRGADIVACPTCGRLQFDMWPVVNELERRLATVAEPLHVAIMGCAVNGPGEAREADVGLAGGKNMGLIFRHGEIVRRVEQEDMVEELWKEIQSAREEARTVGQRAQGNHP
- a CDS encoding phosphatidate cytidylyltransferase (PFAM: Cytidylyltransferase family~COGs: COG0575 CDP-diglyceride synthetase~InterPro IPR000374~KEGG: tjr:TherJR_1363 phosphatidate cytidylyltransferase~PFAM: Phosphatidate cytidylyltransferase~SPTR: Phosphatidate cytidylyltransferase), with protein sequence MLKRRVITAAIGIPIMLALIYWGGWVLAIATAILSTVGIYEMDHMFRSRTLVFFPRIGALWAWAAIFAQAAHWPLLPVLVAGLTATVLAAVVLGREANSFEGAMTTTWASLYVGVLLSFLLLLRTLDHGRRLTFGFFVVIWITDAMAFFMGRKFGRRKLLPHVSPGKTWVGTLSGFFSAMVAGVLLSGWLGLGEWQGALFGAVISVSGQIGDLLESQFKRYTGVKDSGGLLPGHGGFLDRFDSVLLALPLAYYFLRSLGIS
- a CDS encoding sporulation integral membrane protein YtvI (PFAM: Domain of unknown function DUF20~TIGRFAM: sporulation integral membrane protein YtvI~COGs: COG0628 permease~InterPro IPR014227:IPR002549~KEGG: adg:Adeg_0585 sporulation integral membrane protein YtvI~PFAM: Uncharacterised protein family UPF0118~SPTR: Sporulation integral membrane protein YtvI;~TIGRFAM: Sporulation integral membrane protein YtvI); amino-acid sequence: MPKNDVQAWFMRLTGWGFLVGLIYGFWRWCAGYLIPFLIAAVLALALEPVVRGLARHGLSRTYASLVAVLGVFVTGLGLVASVLTLLLTELVELSRDLPRYWVQGQEDVDKYIQRWTDLRNELGLRPGVLNNELHALYRGLTTIIHRVLTGLLQVPDVALMVGITALATFFMLRDRHRLAKAWRRLLPRSLEARLSPAIEATVRGLFGFLRAQLALVALSTTATTLGLMLIRAPYAVLIGLVAGLLDLVPFLGPTAVIVPWSGLALVTGHAGLAVRLLLVLLGVVTLRQTVEPRLVGGITGLHPLVVLFSLYVGVKMFGAAGFVVGPVTAIGLKAMSQSRHATTPTRPTH
- a CDS encoding Prolyl-tRNA synthetase (PFAM: Anticodon binding domain; tRNA synthetase class II core domain (G, H, P, S and T); Prolyl-tRNA synthetase, C-terminal~TIGRFAM: prolyl-tRNA synthetase, family I~COGs: COG0442 Prolyl-tRNA synthetase~HAMAP: Prolyl-tRNA synthetase, class IIa, prokaryotic-type~InterPro IPR004499:IPR002314:IPR004154:IPR016061~KEGG: toc:Toce_1246 prolyl-tRNA synthetase~PFAM: Anticodon-binding; Aminoacyl-tRNA synthetase, class II (G/ H/ P/ S), conserved region; Prolyl-tRNA synthetase, class II, C-terminal~PRIAM: Proline--tRNA ligase~SPTR: Prolyl-tRNA synthetase;~TIGRFAM: Prolyl-tRNA synthetase, class IIa, prokaryotic-type), which translates into the protein MDNVLKEITPKSQDFSQWYVDVIRKADMVDYAPMKGFMVIKPYGYRIWEFIQQALDRRFRETGHENAYFPLLIPESLLLKEAQHIEGFSAEVAWVTQGGQETLAERLAVRPTSETIIGAMYSKWVQSYRDLPLLLNQWANVVRWEKATRPFLRTTEFLWQEGHTVHRTAEEAEQETRQQLAIYREIMEDWLAIPVIQGVKSAGERFAGAVETYTLEALMGDGRALQIATSHFLGQNFAKAFDIQFLDEDGQRKYAWTTSWGSSTRMIGGLIMVHGDDKGLRLPPKVAPLQVVIVPIARGQETARVLAAAGELAKRLAASYRVKLDDRPEHTPGYKFNDWEMRGVPLRIELGPRDLDKGQAVLVRRDTGEKIAVAQTEILTRVGQELDAIQRNLYQQAVEFREKSTRVIETYRQTEEYGYRGFFLADWCSKESCAEQLKAETGLTIRCIPLGSQPTSSHCVVCGQPPDKRVLLARAY
- a CDS encoding membrane-associated zinc metalloprotease (PFAM: Peptidase family M50; PDZ domain (Also known as DHR or GLGF)~TIGRFAM: RIP metalloprotease RseP~COGs: COG0750 membrane-associated Zn-dependent protease 1~InterPro IPR004387:IPR001478:IPR008915~KEGG: tmr:Tmar_1011 membrane-associated zinc metalloprotease~PFAM: Peptidase M50; PDZ/DHR/GLGF~SMART: PDZ/DHR/GLGF~SPTR: Membrane-associated zinc metalloprotease;~TIGRFAM: Peptidase M50, putative membrane-associated zinc metallopeptidase) — its product is MTTIIAWIVVFGVLVAVHELGHFIMAKLLGMRVEEYSLGFGPSMLRIRGPETLYAVRLIPLGGYVRLAGMEGKPSDDPRDYPNRPLWQRFVVIFAGPVMNLLLAALLYALLFGPVGIPVATTMVAHTLAHYPAQAAGIRPGDQIIAVDGHPVQNWSQLDQLIRQHARHVMEITVKRGQAIRRFFVRGRWDPTQKAYLIGIEPATRLIHEPLWMALKAGVSQTVQLTGAWFRALASLVTGHSRFDITGPVGIAVLVGQAAREGLPYLVLLAAGLSANLGLFNILPVPVLDGSRLFLLGLEGVRRKAMDPERESMIHLVGMALLLLFVMFVTYHDLVHYLHLG
- a CDS encoding 1-deoxy-D-xylulose 5-phosphate reductoisomerase (PFAM: 1-deoxy-D-xylulose 5-phosphate reductoisomerase; 1-deoxy-D-xylulose 5-phosphate reductoisomerase C-terminal~TIGRFAM: 1-deoxy-D-xylulose 5-phosphate reductoisomerase~COGs: COG0743 1-deoxy-D-xylulose 5-phosphate reductoisomerase~HAMAP: 1-deoxy-D-xylulose 5-phosphate reductoisomerase~InterPro IPR003821:IPR013512:IPR013644~KEGG: dhd:Dhaf_3702 1-deoxy-D-xylulose 5-phosphate reductoisomerase~PFAM: 1-deoxy-D-xylulose 5-phosphate reductoisomerase, C-terminal; 1-deoxy-D-xylulose 5-phosphate reductoisomerase, N-terminal~PRIAM: 1-deoxy-D-xylulose-5-phosphate reductoisomerase~SPTR: 1-deoxy-D-xylulose 5-phosphate reductoisomerase;~TIGRFAM: 1-deoxy-D-xylulose 5-phosphate reductoisomerase) produces the protein MAPIRLIILGATGSIGQNARAVLEEHRDKIQVEGLVARSRFEAVHDFALAFDARWVGLTDPAAADRLRQFAPDRPYRLITGMEEVVETIHESSATTVLAAMSGFSGLRPTLAALERGMTVLLANKETLVAAGDLVKGVAAAHAAPLVPVDSEHSAIFQCLGLDQPVRRIILTCSGGPFRGMTREQLRHVTVEQALAHPNWRMGPKITVDSATLMNKGLEIIEAHHLFNTPFDQIDVVVHPESVIHSLVEFVDGATLAQLGWPDMRVPIQVALSWPDRWPLSGAPLSLTDRPLTFMPPDEEAFPALRLARQAGIAGGLYPAVLNAANEEAVAAFLARDIAFLDISRVVEHTLSVFSDTRPATTLEDILATDRWARQTAAAWIHERARTP